Proteins encoded within one genomic window of Mesorhizobium sp. AR10:
- a CDS encoding DUF3830 family protein, whose protein sequence is MTKPAIRITEPRSNLSVTALLLPEKAPENAAFLQAYLGQPRVVAGIHAMWTGPEISCPVPSAHLDGQAYAVPLSAENATLTPQPGDIVLSYVPPRMWGGNPNAIFDIGLYYGQGARLLFPIGWLAGSVVAQVRPDERDQFAAACGVIRRNGACDVTFSLVEV, encoded by the coding sequence ATGACCAAGCCTGCCATCCGGATCACAGAGCCACGCTCGAACCTTTCGGTGACGGCGCTGCTGTTGCCGGAAAAGGCGCCCGAGAATGCGGCCTTCCTGCAGGCGTATCTCGGGCAGCCGCGCGTCGTTGCCGGCATCCATGCGATGTGGACGGGGCCTGAAATCTCCTGCCCGGTTCCATCAGCGCATCTGGATGGCCAGGCCTATGCCGTGCCCTTGTCGGCCGAGAATGCGACGCTGACGCCGCAGCCCGGCGACATCGTGCTGTCCTATGTGCCGCCGCGCATGTGGGGTGGCAATCCCAACGCGATCTTCGACATCGGCCTGTATTACGGGCAGGGCGCGCGCCTGCTGTTCCCGATCGGCTGGCTGGCCGGCAGCGTGGTGGCGCAGGTGCGTCCCGACGAGCGCGATCAGTTCGCCGCCGCTTGCGGCGTCATCCGCCGCAACGGCGCCTGCGACGTCACCTTCAGCCTGGTGGAGGTCTGA